The following coding sequences are from one Acomys russatus chromosome 16, mAcoRus1.1, whole genome shotgun sequence window:
- the Cacng1 gene encoding voltage-dependent calcium channel gamma-1 subunit, whose amino-acid sequence MSQAKTLKVRATLFFILVGGVLAMVAVVTDHWAVLRPNLEYSNETCGAAHFGLWRICTTQAAAVLDKEDKSCEHITTPGEQNCSYFRHFNPGESSEIFEFTTQKEYSISAAAIAIFSLGFIVVGSICAFLSFGNKRDYLLRPASMFYAFAGLCLIVSVEVMRQSVKRMIDSEDTVWFKYYYSWSFACACAAFTLLFLGGLLLLLFSLPRMPQNPWESCMDAEPEH is encoded by the exons ATGTCACAGGCCAAAACCCTGAAGGTTCGTGCGACCCTCTTCTTCATCCTGGTGGGCGGAGTGCTCGCCATGGTGGCCGTGGTGACTGACCACTGGGCCGTGTTGAGGCCAAACCTAGAATACAGCAATGAGACCTGCGGGGCAGCCCACTTCGGCCTCTGGAGGATCTGTACCACGcaagctgctgctgtccttgacaaagaagacaagagTTGTGAGCACATCACAACACCAGGGG AACAGAACTGCTCCTACTTCAGGCATTTCAACCCAGGAGAGAGCTCGGAGATCTTTGAATTCACCACTCAGAAGG AGTACAGTATCTCAGCAGCGGCCATCGCCATCTTCAGCCTCGGCTTCATCGTTGTGGGGTCCATCTGCGCGTTTCTATCCTTCGGGAATAAGCGTGATTACCTCCTGAGGCCAGCCTCCATGTTCTATGCCTTTGCAG GGCTCTGCCTTATAGTCTCTGTGGAGGTCATGAGGCAATCGGTGAAGCGCATGATTGACAGCGAGGACACGGTCTGGTTCAAGTACTACTATTCCTGGTCTTTCGCCTGTGCCTGTGCCGCATTCACCCTGCTCTTCCTCGGcgggctcctcctcctcctcttctccctgcctcGGATGCCCCAGAACCCCTGGGAGTCCTGCATGGATGCTGAACCCGAGCACTAG